From the Labrus mixtus chromosome 10, fLabMix1.1, whole genome shotgun sequence genome, the window CTAAAGCCCAAAGATTTATTAACATGGCATGATTTGAGTTACTTAATTTTCAACTATctgacaaacataaacataattaTCTATCTAGAAGTAACCCTTTTTGttaggtattaaaagtgtgacTGAACACAAGAGAGACATGGCGACATGTGGCTCAGGTCTAAcaggtctatgtgtgtgtttgtgtgtgaatggatgaaaacttgaactgtgtgtgtgtgtgtgtgtgtgtgtgtgtgtgtgtaaatgttctttattgTCCATGTGTTCACTGTCCTGTTTTCCTGCTCTTCGTTCATTGTCAGTATCAGTGCCTTGTGTCTGTTCTCTCCTGCTGTTCAGTCCAGCTCAGTCATTTGCTCCTCCTCTCAGTCTTCTGTCTCCATGGTTACTGAAGGGCAATGGTCCAGTCTAGCCCTGCATTCATGCCAGGCTTGCGAAGCGTCAATACTGACATGGAGGCGTCAAAGTCGAACTCTACCTGGCTCTCCTGACCGTCTGcaaagcagaaagagagaattaGAGACATTGAACATTCAGAGAGATAAAGGCGTTTGAAAAGGAGATTTCTCTCTCTGAAAGCAGGTAGTAATTTTTCCCATAGAGGGGTCTTTTATTTGTGTAATGTACAGAATGTTGATCTTAAATAAGATGCCAGTAAATATCAAATGATATCAATAGCTGTTCCAATACTATGGCAACAAACTATCTTAAATggatatatatgtgtttgtatgtatgttcaGTGAAACTGTTCACATGAATTCAACCCCTGAGCCTTTGTATTCATTGCACTCTTACAATTAAATTGATACCAAACCTGCTCAACTGTCTCATGTGAATAAGCTAAAGACTATTTCAACAGAGCATTcagttttttacttttcttggATTAATCTGTAAGAAATAACACGCGAGAGAAATGCTGTATATAGCACATACCAGGAGTCTTCAGGGTAACCTTGCTGGGCTTACTGGCTCCCAGGATGACAATACGTTCAATCCAGGAGCGAGTGGAAAACTGGGCATCTAGGGCCAGGTTACTGTGGGGTAAGCAAAAACATGGATTAAATATGAGAGTGGTTTTGCAACCCTGTTTTAAGTCATGTTCtccttgtttttattactaGAACCCTTTCATTTACAGTGTATCGCTTGTATTGTTTCAGCAGTCATTCTGTATTTTACCGTCTTACTGtaccaaaacaaagaaataaatacaacagaGAACATCTATCACTCACACAGAAGAGAGGATGTTGTTGGCGAAGGACAGCCTTCTGTAGATAAACTCCTTTTTGTCATAGTTGAAGGTGTGGCCATCATCTATGTAGAGCTCACCCACTGCAGCTCTCTGCCAGATAAAAGGTCAAAGCATTTAGATTGAAGATATGCAGTATGACAAATGAGAACAGGTCAGCGTAGCAGTAGGTGATATTTACCTGGAGGTTGAGGGCCACATGTAAAGTGTAGGGGTCGTGCTCCATGCAGGTGGAGGACCTACGAACTCGAAGCTTCCTGGGAATAATGGAGCCACCGCGCTGGAACACCGGGATCTGAAAAGAAGAACAGAACGCCGTGTTTTAAATctagaaggagagagacagacaattGAAAACGTAAGAAGGCTGCTTAAGCACGGGTATCTTACTGAGCTCATGGTGACAGGGATGTAAAGGTTCTGAGCCCCGTTATGCTTCTGGAAGGTGTGGACGTCAAACCAAACCTGAGGAACATACAACATTTAAGAAGTTTAGGTCACCTGAATCTGCAGTCATGTTACTGTCACCATTCcctataacaaaaaaaaaaaaaaaaaaaaaaaaaaaaaaactttcttaacAGAACAAAGTCTAGAAGGAAAACATCTGTATGATGTTTTAAAGTCTCCGTGCCGAGCCCTCTTACCTCGTCTTTGCCGGGCAGGTAGGCGGTGACTCCCCTGGCTCCCTCCTCAGTAACTGGGTGCACCAACAAGTCTCTCCCTGCAGCGGAGTAGTGCAGCGTCAGTGGATCAGATAATATTTTACAATTACATCTGCCACACTGTAATGACTGATTTCAAGTTTTCATTCTAGTTTGTCCTCGCAGCTCATCCCACGCTTAACAAAAGGAGAGCAACAACCAACACATGTCAACATGATGTCACAAGAACAGTATACAGTTTTCAAGGTGGCCATATTTGGACCACTCAGCTGCAGAGATTCTGCATGTAATTTAACCAAGAAtaagtgtgttgtgtttaagttttgttttgtgttttcaagaaAGTTACCAACACTATTCAGGAAGTGATCTTGattaatcttttaaaaacaaggtaGGGTAAATTAAAATCTAAGTTTAGGTATTTGGTGTCTCACCGATCAGGAACTCGTCATCCAAAGCAAAAGTAGCAGGATCCTGAGGATACTCCACCCACAGCGGTCTGCGACAAATATGTAGATGTGAGCTGAGCTGAATAACATGAACTATATCCTTATGTGTGTGAAAGCATTCGGCCAAAATTTGCTGTGAATtcaaaacaactacaaaatgttaaattttgGATAATTACAGAAATGTGTAATTAAACGACATCAATACACcagtttttaaacttcaatattcttcatactattttatttttcaaaatgatgcTGTAACAGGGTTTACGTCATTACACTTTGTTTATAAATTATGAATTAGAAAAATGATTTGCTGCCTTGAGTATTTAACATGAATAAAAGAACTCTAGTCCTCACCTCATAACGGGCTCTCCGGTGTGGTGTGTGTTGTAAAACTGCTGGTACCAGTAGGGCAGAAGGGTGTAGCGCTGGCGCACAGCTTCACGGATCAGCGCAGTGTTTTCTGGGCCAAACAGCCAGGGCTCACGGCGCGGTGTGTCCAGGTGGGCGTGAGCTCTAAAGAACGGCTGGTAAGCCCCGGTCTGGTACCAACGCACCAGCAGCTCAGTGCTCGGCGTCTTGAAGAAACCACCAACATCAGCTATGACACAGATGGAGTCTGGGTTAGTGTCAGGTTTAGACAGCCAATATAATGAGATGAGGAGGTTAAATTATGGAGGGGAAATAATGCATGCTTTGACATAAAAGACCTGATCTGATTACTAACGCGAGCctcatacattttaaatttaactgCATCGAGACCATCGTAACACCATCATGAGCTCACCATGGTAACACCTCATGCAGCTGATCTGAGAATGTTCCTAtgacaacatgaaaaaacacTCTGGGGGGGTATCCAAATCAGATTATTCTGAGTGCACTCATTTTAATGGATgcatttcttcctttaaaacagAAGATGCTTTACTATCACAGTCCTGCTTCACTTTGAGTCAGTGCTGTGTCTCTGTGGCGGTGGATCTTCAGGCTGGTTGGCTATTTGACGTGTTAATGAGAGTATTGATGCATATTCTTATCATTAGAGCTACATTTAAACTGCAAATCACCTCCTTGATTTagaaaggatgaaaaaaatatataatttgaaCTAGCTGAAACAATCAGCAAATAAACAGAGCTGACTTTTGACCTCATAATAAACCTTTTTGTTTCTCCTTATAATACAAGATACTGTAGAGCATCTGCAGCGGTTTCTATATTTACACAAATCACAATAAGATTGGTTCAACTTCCCGTGGTCTTAATAGTATTGTAAAATCttgaacaaaaacagtttgacttTGAGCTCAGCAGGTTGTTATTTGACCATGACCCGATAGACAGACTGTATGATGATACTCACCACCACAGAATGAGATTCCAACCAGGCCCAGGCTCAGACACATGGGGATAGAGATCTTCAGATGGTCCCACTCAGCAGCGTTATCTCCCGTCCAAACAGCACCTACagacaccagcacacacacacacattaatcacCATGCGCTCAAAACCACATACTGTCTCTTAGAGTTTGTACTGCAGCTACACTTTTAATTGGCATGTAGAATTAAAACAGTTAGGAGATACTACTTCATCATAAAATGTGACCTAAACTTCCCCTTTCTTTTCATCAAATTCAGTCAGTTGTACACaactttaattcatttaaaaatattgcCTGTGTTTTAAGGAAGTCCATTTGTTAGTTGATGTGATGCGTTTACTGCCGCACACAGGATTGTGTGCCAAGAAACGGTACGTCATGCAGTCTGCAAAATGCAACCAGCTGCAGTAGTACATTCAATATGTACTTGGACATACTCAATGGGGTATTGGACTGCAGTCTAAAGTTCCTCTGCTAATGTAGCTTGACACAGAAGGTTTCAAACATATTTCCCTAAAGTGTTAGATGAGCGAATACCAAGtaaacagacgttacagttaaTGAGCTGTAAGAAGCTGTAATTGGCTTACCGTAGCGCTGTGACCCAGCAAAGAAGGCTCTGGTCAGCACGAACGGTCTTTCAACTCCTCCGGACCTCTGGATAAGACCCTCCGCAGTGGCCATTTGCTGCAAGGGATAGTCAGTGGGGTATGAGGAGTATTTGAATATCTCATCTGATTTGAGGAGCATCTttaaattttgttttaaaaaggatATTGGACAATGAcagtacaataaaaacaaactttttttgaatcATTATTGTCCATATTCTACTTCAAATGTTAGGAAATGTTAACAgagcaaaatatacaatattgtTTCATCCGTCCAAAGTCTCcaaatgtaatgaaaacagatgatttcattttattttgtactaaCACAATGTACGAGTCGATGAACAGTCCAGCTACAGACATGCATAACTACTTAACCAAATGAAATACAAAGAGGATTAAATGCAAACCACACATTTGTCACACCTGTACATTGAACaggaagttgtgtttttttacacaaagcCAGAGACGAATTGCGCACTCACCACATAGAAGCCGTAAATGTTGTGCACGTCACGGTGCTCCCACTCTCCGTGCACTGCATCCTTGTGCATGGTGACCTCTGGCCCATTGAAGACCGAGGGCTCGTTCATGTCATTCCACGTATAAAGATTCTCCATAGAACCCTGGATGAGCGACAGAAATTGTGAACATcagactttatttatatagccgCTTTCAGATAAATTctattgcagttcaaagtgctacagaggagcagagaagtGACGAGTCTGACGGCCAGACAAACCATATAATACAAAAGGTACCATACTGAATTCAAAAACAGAACTCAAACTTGAAGGAAATCCACAAATTTCAGTTCTTTCAGCGACTCATAACAGAAGAATTTGGATGTAGATATCAACTCCAAGGGGAGAATACAGTCATTGCTATTTGAAGAACTTTTAGTGCCATTTCCTTTGTAACTACAAGATTCTTCCGCCTATTGTCTGTCTTCACAAAATAAACCCACAATTAAAAAATAGCTACAGTAGCTCAAAGTGTAGTTTACACTTATTAAAACTAACAGGTCCACATTCatagtttttaaagtttgaactgAGATCTAAGTACCAAAAAGTCAACTGGTTCAGCACtccaagttgttgtttttattgccaCACAGACACCTCCAGCAGATTCCCTTCTTCAGCATGTATCAGGCAATGTTTAAAATCTTACACTGGTGGGACTAATTCTACATGTCCACAGCATTTACCGATCAATCCCAGCAGGGGGAGTCTCCACCTCACAACTCAGTCACAGAGATCATGAACAAGCAGCATCAATGAACTGGCACTGTGAAAGCATCGTGTGAAAACAAGGATAGTCTCTCCacaggcttttactttgaaaatcaaactgaatgcATATTATGTTGGATGCATGACGAGTGCTGCATATCAGACTTCAGCAGTCAGTGCTCAGGCACATTGTGTCCATTAGTTCACCAAAAATATGAGCATGTTTAAGCATATTCAGGCACATCACTGAAAACATGGATACATTCTATAAATAAAAGTAGTTTATGCCTTTCTTATGCAGGGGCAGGATGTTTGCCTTGAGGGGGCGGGCCAACCCTCCAAAtgaatggtaggggaaacactgaacataGTCCCTTTAAAGGCTCATAGTCCCTGCAGGGTAAATATAATGACCCTGAATGTTGCAGATGAAGTTTGAGACATTTCACATACAATCAAACGATGTCCTTTCTTATAGTATGCTGGCATAGCAACGGccaacatttaatttatttttagacTAGTTAAAGAAAAGTGTCCTTAAGACTCACCTCATACTGATCATATGCAAACTGACTGGCCCACCAGGCTCTCATGTCCGCACGGGTGAAGTCTGGATAGCCGGCACTACCTAATTGACATCCATCCCAAAAAGAGACAAAGgaagaacagaaaagaaattgagagaaaatgttcatcttaataataataatgatagcaCTGAGACATTTTCTATACATGTAAGGTGATTGATGTTGAGTTTCCAGTCACTCACCAGGCCAGCACCAGCCCTCGTAGTCTCCACCATCTTTGTTCTTGATATAGAAACCCCGAGATCGGATTTCATTATGGATCTTGTAGTTGCTGTCTACTTTAATATGAGGATCTACGATGGCCACcatctgcaaaaataaaacataaacatctaTCAACAGTTTAAACATTCTTACATACCAGTTAAAGGGGGATGGAAAACAGCAAAATTGACACTGGAGGGAAAAAGCTCATGAGAAAGTGGATCCTGTCATTGTCGGCTGGTACAGTGATGGGTTCATCTTTCATCTGTACCTTGCGTTTCTTGTCCATCAGTCCCTGCAGCATCTCCTTCGGTGTTGCAAACTTGTGTTGATCCCAGGTAAAGTAGCGCTTGCCATCTGTGTGCTCGATGTCCAGCCAGATAAAATCATAGGGGATGTCGTGCTCGTCAAAACCAGCATCCACTGTCTGCACATCTTCCTGGTCATTGTAGTTCCAGCGGCACTGATGGTAGGCCAGAGCAGCCAAGGGAGGGAAGGACTGAGTGCCTGTGGGacgacacgagaggagaggttCAGAAAAAATGGTCAGTTAAGCGCTCGGCTTTGAAACATTTCTTCTAAATACCAGGAAATCCTTGCACTGGAAAGAAGGCTTCAGGTGTTTATCCATCTCCTACCTGTGAGAGAGGCATACTGAGAGAAGATATCTTTGGGTGTCGGTCCTAGCATTATGAAAACATCAATGATGCCACTTTCAGAGATCCAGCGCACATCTGTCTGTGGGGTCTCACTGGAGCCCTGCACATAATCCAGCATTTTCCCAAACACAGTCTGGAGAGAGACAAAAATCAGAGTGTTAGTGAATCTTTTAGGAACAACACAGGGTCAGGAAATACAAAAAGGAGAAACGAGGGACATACCTTTCCAGCTGTGTTGGAGCTGATATCAACCCAGGTCTCAGCAGCATTAAGCCAGAAGATACCGGTGGTCCGCTGTGCACTGTGGGCCAACATGACTGGGACAGCACCGTAAAGAGCCATAGGGTTATACAGCTCGTACTGGAACACGTCCAGGTTGTACAGTCGATAAGGATCTCCATTGCTGaatcaaaaaaacatgactttatCCAACGGAACATGTTTGAGATGAGAGAATCTTTAACTGTATACACACACGTTCACccatcattttcttttatttgaggTATGACTTTTCGTTCACACTTACTCTGTTGTTTTGAGCCTGAGGGtgtctgcatgttcaggaatgCCATAGACATGCTCCACACCGGGCCATGAAAAGTCTAAACTAATAGCAGATGGACCTGTGAGGTGAGAGAAAACAGTTATTAGTTAAAGGGAAAAAATGTGAGAAAGTAATAAGAGTATTAACCAAATCTGCCTTCTACAAGCTTTCAATTATATTGACCAAAAACATGATCTCAAACAAGACTCATTCTAAGATACATCACTGAAAACACATCACTAATACACACGTGCAGACATAATTACACTTTTAATTGAGGCAAAAGTAGCTAGAACTTAAAATGTAAGTCGGACTTACCATTAGGTTTGCCGTCAGAGTgagatttaaatgtttcctcCCACATCccgtcttcttctttctcctcctcttctttcgcTTTCTGGCAGGCAAACCGAGAATATTGACATAAATGAAGTGCGATATACGCTGACACATGCAGAGCATAGAAGTGGTGTGTTAAAGTAAAGgggaaaaagagcaaaaaaggaTAGATGATCTTAGTGTGTCGTACCTCAGCCTGGTTTGCTGAGTCGGCCTCGTCTTTCTTCTCGCCCTCGCCCTCAGCCTCTGCCTGACTGCTCCATGGCACAGAGAACGGAAGGAGAGGTGAGGATTGGAAtacaagggggaaaaaagatgtGTCAAAGTCATGCCATCGTGTGAAAAGTGACAAAATATAGGAGTATAATTAcactgataaaagaaaaaggacataCAAATTGGGAGATTGGTGAATGCCCCCTGACTCTACAATGACAACAAACAAATGCTCTACATGGTCCTCACTTACTTAATTCTAATGAGAAAGGAGACTAGGCAAATCCCAACTTTGTGGCTATTTAAAGCTAATCATCAAGGGACAGGACCTCAAGAGGCTTCAGCAATGTTTCACCCACTAGGCTCCTTGCAGAACCAGCTGTTGCTCCATATTCACATTTCAGCGGAAAAAcaagacacacttttttttcccttttacttGGGGTGACTAAGTTCAATTTACTAAGGCAAACAGCACTCGGTCAATACCGTGTGCTTAGCACTACTATGACGTTGTTTGACTTCAAAtcgacagtaaaaaaaaataataagtaaGTCAGTGCAGCACATCTGAGGATGTTATCTTTATTTTAGACCTCATGTTCTCCTTTATTGGCAAAAATAAGGAGGCAACATTACTCACACTTGAAGAGGAGACTGCTGACATTTCAGACACAGATTTGGGTATATCATGCTAATACCAGCTAATATTTCAGTAACCCGTTACTAGCCTTGAGCTGAATTGAAGAGCAGGGTTCAGGGCACTCAaggttatttatatattaactgtacaaccacagctgatacAAGTGCACTCACATGACATCATGCACAAACCTTTCTGGAGCcacaaatgactttttttttcttttcttttttttaaacatatagtCTCACAACCAAACACTAGtaacagaaaaatgtttctaGCATCAGTCTCTAAATTAAACAGGCTCTTTTTTGAAACCTTCAGGCCATAATGTGAATGCCAACAGTAGTTAGTGTTCACGGTAGATCAGATCGAGGCTCAAACAGCGTATTTTGTACTAATGGCCTAACTAAATCTGAAGGCTGATATTCTATCTCAATAGGTGTATTATTGTACAATTCCTTCATTTAGCCTCCATTAATTATAGCAGCACCGTTAACATCAGCACAGGACTGTTACACCACCAAGACAGAAATGTTGCTTTTCCGCTATAATGAGAGTatgactttacatttttaaagatgagCCAGATTTGACCATAAAAGTAAAGAATAACCACAAAGAGAGAGTTTGCTGTTCTGCACTGAGTAATCATCGCAGTAGAAGAGACACAAACTATTTGGTGGGACACAGACTTCATGTGTGTTAAGGCAGAAAATCTTCATCTCAAAAGGGTCCATAGCTGCTGTCACAAGTTGTTTATCATCTCTAGCAGTTATTAATGATCTCAGCTTATACATCTGGTCAAGATACATACATTGAGCCATGCAGGTGCATTGTTAGATCTGCTGGAGTGACAGTCTACATACATAGATGATTGATTAAGTTAATAGGACACCGATCCAACCAGAGAGTGGGGCACATTTTAATCAGTAGTAGAGACAGGTGAACCCACATGATTcaggtgaatgttttttttttcatgatcaggatgatttttttctttgtttcatgaAATAAGACCAAAAATCAACAAACGAGAGGctatcactttttaaattaaccTTCAACAGCATAAGGATGATAACAGGGGTCTAAGGTGACCCCTTCAATCTGGATTCAATTAAAcaccaacatgcacacactcacccacATCCCTCTCTCACGTTCACACTTCTTTGAGGGTAAATACTGTACTCGGTTTGATGGGAGTCCCTACATTCTTTGTCACTACTGGCAGCATTAGCACAAGGAACAGAATACACACTTACAAATCTTAAGGGTCTTTACCTAGAGAATACCCTCTTGATATTATCCCACACGCTAGCCACTGTGCTAGTTACTTTATAGGA encodes:
- the ganabb gene encoding neutral alpha-glucosidase AB isoform X1, with translation MAAVLVLWLAVCLSGTLAVDKGNFKTCDQSAFCKRQRALKPGESPYRALLETMELTKTRLTLQLTNDNNKVRLLLELYRLQGNMTRVKINELKPLKPRYEVPDVLIREPPTEPLSLLSQDENGVVLSLGVESQRVIVSARPFRLDIMEGREVLMSLNSRGLLAFEHLRMRKDTFSYKVTSTVASVWDNIKRVFSSQAEAEGEGEKKDEADSANQAEKAKEEEEKEEDGMWEETFKSHSDGKPNGPSAISLDFSWPGVEHVYGIPEHADTLRLKTTDNGDPYRLYNLDVFQYELYNPMALYGAVPVMLAHSAQRTTGIFWLNAAETWVDISSNTAGKTVFGKMLDYVQGSSETPQTDVRWISESGIIDVFIMLGPTPKDIFSQYASLTGTQSFPPLAALAYHQCRWNYNDQEDVQTVDAGFDEHDIPYDFIWLDIEHTDGKRYFTWDQHKFATPKEMLQGLMDKKRKMVAIVDPHIKVDSNYKIHNEIRSRGFYIKNKDGGDYEGWCWPGSAGYPDFTRADMRAWWASQFAYDQYEGSMENLYTWNDMNEPSVFNGPEVTMHKDAVHGEWEHRDVHNIYGFYVQMATAEGLIQRSGGVERPFVLTRAFFAGSQRYGAVWTGDNAAEWDHLKISIPMCLSLGLVGISFCGADVGGFFKTPSTELLVRWYQTGAYQPFFRAHAHLDTPRREPWLFGPENTALIREAVRQRYTLLPYWYQQFYNTHHTGEPVMRPLWVEYPQDPATFALDDEFLIGRDLLVHPVTEEGARGVTAYLPGKDEVWFDVHTFQKHNGAQNLYIPVTMSSIPVFQRGGSIIPRKLRVRRSSTCMEHDPYTLHVALNLQRAAVGELYIDDGHTFNYDKKEFIYRRLSFANNILSSVNLALDAQFSTRSWIERIVILGASKPSKVTLKTPDGQESQVEFDFDASMSVLTLRKPGMNAGLDWTIALQ
- the ganabb gene encoding neutral alpha-glucosidase AB isoform X2 translates to MAAVLVLWLAVCLSGTLAVDKGNFKTCDQSAFCKRQRALKPGESPYRALLETMELTKTRLTLQLTNDNNKVRLLLELYRLQGNMTRVKINELKPLKPRYEVPDVLIREPPTEPLSLLSQDENGVVLSLGVESQRVIVSARPFRLDIMEGREVLMSLNSRGLLAFEHLRMRKDTQAEAEGEGEKKDEADSANQAEKAKEEEEKEEDGMWEETFKSHSDGKPNGPSAISLDFSWPGVEHVYGIPEHADTLRLKTTDNGDPYRLYNLDVFQYELYNPMALYGAVPVMLAHSAQRTTGIFWLNAAETWVDISSNTAGKTVFGKMLDYVQGSSETPQTDVRWISESGIIDVFIMLGPTPKDIFSQYASLTGTQSFPPLAALAYHQCRWNYNDQEDVQTVDAGFDEHDIPYDFIWLDIEHTDGKRYFTWDQHKFATPKEMLQGLMDKKRKMVAIVDPHIKVDSNYKIHNEIRSRGFYIKNKDGGDYEGWCWPGSAGYPDFTRADMRAWWASQFAYDQYEGSMENLYTWNDMNEPSVFNGPEVTMHKDAVHGEWEHRDVHNIYGFYVQMATAEGLIQRSGGVERPFVLTRAFFAGSQRYGAVWTGDNAAEWDHLKISIPMCLSLGLVGISFCGADVGGFFKTPSTELLVRWYQTGAYQPFFRAHAHLDTPRREPWLFGPENTALIREAVRQRYTLLPYWYQQFYNTHHTGEPVMRPLWVEYPQDPATFALDDEFLIGRDLLVHPVTEEGARGVTAYLPGKDEVWFDVHTFQKHNGAQNLYIPVTMSSIPVFQRGGSIIPRKLRVRRSSTCMEHDPYTLHVALNLQRAAVGELYIDDGHTFNYDKKEFIYRRLSFANNILSSVNLALDAQFSTRSWIERIVILGASKPSKVTLKTPDGQESQVEFDFDASMSVLTLRKPGMNAGLDWTIALQ